From a single uncultured Desulfovibrio sp. genomic region:
- a CDS encoding proline/glycine betaine ABC transporter permease: MLPRIPLAQSIDASVDFLVETCSDFTRAGSAAMGKLLDGFENLLMLPQPWLFIILLGLVCWWATRSIKLPAFSMLGFALLWNLGLWEPTMSTLALVLSATLLSVLLGVPCGILAAVSRWGRQIIMPVLDVMQTMPAFVYLIPAIPFFGIGKVSAVVATVVFSVPPAIRLTCLGIRQIPADLVECAEAFGLTRMQRLRKLELPLAMPTIVAGVNQTIMLALSMAVIAAMIGARGLGGEVWKAIQRLQIGNGFEAGLGIVIVAITLDRLFRALAQKCAGQN; the protein is encoded by the coding sequence ATGCTGCCTAGAATCCCCTTAGCCCAGAGCATTGACGCCTCCGTAGATTTTCTGGTGGAAACCTGCTCGGATTTTACCCGTGCTGGCTCTGCCGCAATGGGCAAGCTGCTGGACGGATTTGAAAACCTGCTCATGCTGCCCCAACCCTGGCTGTTCATCATCCTGCTGGGTCTTGTGTGCTGGTGGGCCACGCGCAGCATCAAGTTACCCGCCTTCTCCATGCTCGGCTTTGCCCTGCTGTGGAACCTTGGCTTGTGGGAACCGACCATGAGCACGCTTGCCCTGGTGCTTTCCGCAACCTTGCTTTCCGTGCTGCTGGGAGTTCCCTGCGGCATCCTGGCGGCTGTGTCGCGCTGGGGCAGGCAGATCATCATGCCCGTACTGGACGTTATGCAGACCATGCCCGCATTTGTGTATCTTATCCCCGCCATTCCCTTTTTCGGTATCGGCAAGGTAAGCGCAGTGGTGGCAACGGTGGTCTTTTCCGTGCCGCCCGCCATTCGTCTTACCTGCCTGGGCATCCGGCAGATTCCCGCAGACCTTGTGGAATGCGCCGAGGCCTTTGGCCTCACGCGAATGCAGCGCCTGCGCAAGCTGGAGCTGCCCCTCGCCATGCCCACCATTGTGGCGGGCGTGAACCAGACAATCATGCTGGCGCTTTCCATGGCGGTCATTGCTGCCATGATCGGTGCGCGCGGCCTTGGCGGCGAAGTCTGGAAAGCAATCCAGAGATTGCAGATAGGAAATGGCTTTGAAGCCGGGCTTGGAATTGTTATCGTGGCAATCACACTTGATCGCCTCTTTCGTGCGTTGGCGCAAAAATGCGCCGGACAAAACTAG
- a CDS encoding glycine betaine ABC transporter substrate-binding protein — protein MTRRLFIMVLAIMVLWAWPAQAAADSKQNKTLKIVYVEWDCATASSNLAKAVLEDKLGYKVELLPVTQPILWTSIATGDADAMVTAWLPDTHAAMYGKVKSQVEMLGKLVGGARLGLAVPDYVPLKSIDELDANADKFQGRIVGIDPGSGLMQLTEKAMKDYGIKKLQLVEGSGTIMTSSLAEAIRKQEWIVVTAWSPHWMFGRWQMHYLDDPLGSLGKEEGIFKVGRKGLKKDHPDAWAFLTNFRYEDPSQLQRLMNRNQEKGADPLENARRFMKENPQMVEAWLKK, from the coding sequence ATGACACGCAGACTTTTTATAATGGTTCTTGCCATCATGGTTTTGTGGGCGTGGCCTGCTCAGGCCGCTGCCGACAGTAAACAGAACAAAACCCTTAAAATCGTCTATGTCGAGTGGGATTGCGCCACCGCCTCCAGCAATCTTGCCAAGGCCGTGCTGGAAGACAAGCTCGGTTATAAGGTGGAATTGCTGCCTGTTACCCAGCCAATATTATGGACGAGCATTGCTACCGGCGATGCCGATGCCATGGTCACGGCCTGGTTGCCCGATACCCACGCCGCCATGTACGGCAAGGTGAAAAGTCAGGTGGAAATGCTGGGCAAGCTTGTGGGCGGTGCGCGCCTTGGGCTGGCCGTGCCGGACTATGTGCCGCTCAAGTCCATTGATGAACTGGACGCAAACGCGGACAAGTTCCAGGGGCGCATTGTGGGCATTGATCCGGGCTCCGGCCTGATGCAGCTTACGGAAAAAGCCATGAAGGATTATGGCATCAAGAAGTTGCAGCTTGTGGAGGGCAGTGGAACCATCATGACCTCCAGCCTGGCCGAGGCCATCCGCAAGCAGGAATGGATTGTAGTGACGGCCTGGTCGCCGCACTGGATGTTTGGCCGCTGGCAAATGCATTATCTGGATGACCCGCTGGGCAGCCTGGGCAAGGAAGAAGGCATTTTCAAGGTTGGCCGCAAGGGTCTGAAAAAGGACCACCCCGATGCCTGGGCCTTTTTGACCAACTTTCGGTACGAAGATCCAAGCCAGCTCCAGAGGCTCATGAACAGGAATCAGGAAAAGGGCGCAGATCCTCTGGAAAACGCCCGCCGCTTCATGAAGGAAAATCCCCAGATGGTAGAAGCCTGGCTTAAAAAATAG
- a CDS encoding LysE family translocator encodes MELLLFCKSMLLGLAVAAPLGPIGVLCINRALERGFWAGVAGGLGTALADAIYASLAAIGFSTLTATLAVLAPWLKLPGGLFMLWLACKSLRPNPRRAATPAPTTEFRGLSGTIAATFLLTLTNPVTIFSFAAIFAGLGLTDTPGAINAVAVVAGVFLGSLLWWFLLSGGVALAQRRLPEEFSLCASRMSGIILMGFGFYALGSLLYMTIWQS; translated from the coding sequence ATGGAACTCCTGCTATTCTGTAAAAGCATGCTTCTCGGCCTAGCGGTGGCAGCTCCGCTTGGGCCAATCGGCGTATTGTGCATAAACCGCGCGCTTGAACGCGGCTTTTGGGCTGGAGTAGCCGGAGGGCTGGGAACGGCCCTGGCCGATGCCATCTACGCGAGCCTTGCGGCGATCGGCTTTTCAACCTTAACGGCAACACTGGCCGTGCTTGCCCCGTGGCTCAAACTTCCAGGCGGTTTGTTCATGCTTTGGCTTGCCTGTAAAAGCCTGCGGCCAAATCCCCGGCGGGCGGCTACGCCTGCCCCCACCACTGAATTCAGGGGACTCTCCGGAACTATCGCCGCGACCTTCCTTCTTACGCTCACCAACCCGGTGACCATCTTCTCCTTTGCAGCAATATTCGCTGGCCTCGGCTTGACCGACACACCAGGGGCGATCAATGCCGTTGCCGTTGTTGCTGGAGTCTTTCTGGGGTCGCTATTGTGGTGGTTCTTGTTGAGCGGCGGCGTTGCTCTGGCTCAGCGGCGCTTGCCCGAAGAATTTTCCCTTTGCGCATCACGAATGTCCGGGATAATCCTCATGGGTTTCGGCTTTTATGCGCTCGGGTCTCTGCTTTATATGACAATCTGGCAATCTTGA
- a CDS encoding lysozyme inhibitor LprI family protein has protein sequence MSSARQSFATFFANLAAFSALCAVLLVAHPALAAEAMPQAAPPAQQDASAATTADSPDQQDSALPVENLFSQTYQACMDEAAGVTTGMQDCMNAEQERLETRLNAQRARIAAALNPERAKAFNDALSAWDALRKSGSLAMFDPNGGTLSPLMASLWYLEQTARMARWVDVLQESAEQ, from the coding sequence ATGTCGTCTGCTCGTCAATCCTTTGCAACGTTCTTTGCCAATCTTGCGGCATTCAGTGCGCTCTGTGCCGTGCTGCTTGTTGCCCACCCCGCCCTTGCCGCAGAGGCCATGCCGCAGGCTGCGCCGCCAGCTCAGCAGGATGCCAGCGCAGCTACCACCGCCGACAGCCCTGACCAGCAGGATTCCGCCCTTCCGGTGGAGAATCTGTTCAGCCAGACCTATCAGGCCTGCATGGACGAAGCTGCGGGGGTGACAACCGGCATGCAGGACTGCATGAATGCGGAACAGGAACGCCTTGAAACCCGCCTGAACGCGCAACGCGCGCGCATTGCAGCCGCCCTTAACCCGGAACGCGCCAAGGCTTTTAATGACGCCCTGAGTGCGTGGGATGCCCTGCGCAAGAGCGGTTCCCTTGCCATGTTTGACCCCAACGGCGGCACTCTTTCGCCGCTTATGGCTTCGCTCTGGTATCTGGAACAAACTGCCCGCATGGCGCGCTGGGTTGACGTCTTGCAGGAAAGCGCCGAACAGTAG
- a CDS encoding helix-turn-helix transcriptional regulator: MPEKSDFKETLQRLMQALSVVSDAELARSLGITPQSVSGARKRGEVPPAWIQTCAAQTGVNAHWLFFGSGPMRLPEAADGELPSIQADCETDLISVPLAEARLSAGTGSLEVNNHSQGSYAFRGDFLRRKGNPRRMVLMRVSGDSMVPEIFDNDLVLLDRGQTEISPGRLYAVGFEDAIYIKRIDKLPGKIVLNSVNPAYPPVSLDLRGDCADQFRVIGRVLWSGREYR; the protein is encoded by the coding sequence ATGCCCGAGAAATCAGACTTCAAAGAAACATTGCAAAGGCTTATGCAGGCCCTCAGCGTGGTCAGCGATGCGGAACTGGCAAGATCGCTGGGCATCACCCCGCAATCCGTGAGTGGAGCGCGCAAACGCGGCGAGGTGCCGCCTGCGTGGATTCAGACCTGCGCCGCCCAGACAGGCGTAAACGCCCACTGGCTTTTTTTTGGCAGCGGGCCCATGCGGCTGCCGGAAGCGGCGGATGGCGAACTGCCCAGCATTCAGGCGGATTGCGAAACGGATCTCATCAGCGTGCCGCTTGCAGAAGCGCGGCTCTCTGCCGGAACGGGCAGCCTTGAGGTCAATAATCACAGCCAGGGCAGCTATGCCTTCAGGGGCGATTTTTTACGCCGCAAGGGCAACCCCCGGCGCATGGTGCTCATGCGTGTTTCTGGCGACAGCATGGTGCCGGAAATTTTTGACAACGATCTGGTGCTGCTGGATCGGGGCCAGACGGAAATCAGCCCTGGGCGGCTTTATGCCGTTGGCTTTGAAGACGCCATCTATATAAAACGCATCGACAAGCTGCCCGGCAAGATTGTGCTGAACAGCGTCAACCCGGCCTATCCGCCTGTGAGCCTTGATCTGCGCGGCGACTGCGCCGACCAGTTCAGGGTTATTGGCCGCGTGCTGTGGTCTGGAAGGGAATACAGGTAA
- a CDS encoding LexA family transcriptional regulator, producing the protein MAFISSSLELLAPAAAISDHRAGLPLYLTPVEAGFPSPAEDYLDCKLDLHRHMVRNEAATFFLRAHGESMLGAGIHDGDLLVVDRSVEAGHRKVVIAALEGELTVKRLLRRDGRVLLAPENPRFDPIDITESEFVHIWGVVTYVVHKL; encoded by the coding sequence ATGGCTTTCATTTCGTCTTCGCTGGAACTGCTGGCTCCGGCAGCGGCCATTTCTGACCACAGGGCGGGGCTGCCCCTGTATCTTACGCCTGTGGAGGCGGGTTTTCCTTCTCCAGCGGAGGATTACCTCGACTGCAAGCTGGATCTGCACCGGCATATGGTGCGCAATGAGGCTGCCACCTTCTTTTTGCGGGCGCATGGGGAATCCATGCTGGGCGCAGGTATCCATGACGGAGACCTGCTGGTGGTTGACCGCTCGGTAGAGGCTGGGCACCGCAAGGTGGTTATCGCCGCGCTGGAAGGGGAACTGACCGTCAAGCGCCTGCTGCGCCGCGATGGGCGCGTCTTGCTTGCCCCCGAGAATCCCCGGTTTGACCCCATCGACATTACAGAAAGCGAATTCGTGCACATTTGGGGCGTTGTCACCTATGTCGTCCACAAGCTCTGA
- a CDS encoding Y-family DNA polymerase, whose protein sequence is MSSTSSDSPASLWALVDCNNFYASCEKLFRPDLADRPVVVLSNNDGCIVSRSAEAKALGIPMGAPEFKLRSQLRALNVAVFSSNYALYGDISARVVDILEQCCSQVEPYSIDESFLRLEAPQRANLPEFCRDVRQRIQRWTGITVSVGVGATRTLAKIATHVAKKHPSYGGVFSLARQKRDIDRVLAGTPVEDVWGVGRRQARRLWAEGICTALHMKNADDIMLRRLLTVTGWRTALELRGVPCLGNETAPVARKTLMSTRSFAQRIHDKAMLAQALSTFAVRAATRLRREGLVASGLGVHIRTARPGQAAAGERLYDQTAQCPLPMPTADSQMFIRTALEGLERMFLPGFAYAKAGVMLYGLERADAVQGSLLALAAGLESGGDGRRQSLMRSLDNINNRFGRDTVIFGAQGMGEAPWHMRQEHRSPRLTTSWDELPLARC, encoded by the coding sequence ATGTCGTCCACAAGCTCTGATTCGCCAGCGTCCCTGTGGGCGCTCGTGGACTGCAACAATTTTTACGCCTCGTGTGAAAAACTGTTCCGGCCCGATCTTGCCGATCGCCCTGTGGTGGTGCTCTCCAACAACGATGGCTGCATTGTGTCGCGCTCGGCAGAGGCCAAGGCTCTGGGCATCCCCATGGGCGCGCCGGAATTCAAGCTGCGTTCCCAGTTGCGCGCGCTGAACGTGGCGGTATTTTCCTCCAATTACGCGCTGTACGGCGATATCTCCGCACGGGTGGTCGATATTCTGGAGCAATGCTGCTCGCAGGTGGAGCCGTACTCCATTGATGAATCCTTTTTGCGGCTTGAGGCCCCCCAGCGGGCCAATCTGCCTGAATTCTGCCGCGATGTGCGGCAACGCATCCAGCGCTGGACGGGAATCACAGTTTCCGTTGGGGTTGGAGCAACGCGCACCCTTGCCAAGATTGCCACACATGTGGCCAAAAAGCATCCGTCCTACGGGGGCGTGTTTTCCCTGGCACGGCAAAAACGCGACATCGACCGCGTGCTTGCGGGTACGCCCGTTGAGGATGTTTGGGGTGTGGGGCGGCGGCAGGCGCGGCGCTTGTGGGCCGAGGGCATCTGCACGGCCCTGCATATGAAAAACGCTGACGACATCATGCTGCGCCGTCTGCTTACCGTGACGGGCTGGCGCACGGCTCTGGAGTTGCGCGGTGTCCCCTGCCTTGGCAACGAGACCGCTCCTGTGGCGCGTAAAACACTCATGTCCACACGTTCGTTTGCGCAGCGCATCCACGACAAGGCCATGCTGGCGCAGGCGCTCTCAACCTTTGCCGTGCGCGCGGCCACGCGGCTGCGGCGCGAGGGCCTTGTGGCCAGCGGGCTTGGCGTTCATATCCGCACGGCTCGCCCCGGTCAGGCGGCAGCGGGGGAGCGGCTTTACGACCAGACGGCCCAGTGCCCCCTACCCATGCCTACGGCTGACAGCCAGATGTTCATCCGCACGGCGCTGGAGGGGCTGGAGCGTATGTTTTTGCCCGGTTTTGCCTACGCAAAGGCTGGGGTGATGCTCTACGGCCTTGAGCGGGCTGATGCCGTGCAGGGCAGTTTGCTGGCCCTTGCGGCCGGGCTTGAATCCGGCGGTGATGGACGGCGGCAGAGCCTCATGCGCTCGCTGGACAATATCAATAACCGTTTTGGCCGCGATACGGTTATCTTTGGCGCGCAAGGCATGGGCGAGGCTCCCTGGCATATGCGGCAGGAACACCGCTCCCCCCGCCTCACAACCAGCTGGGATGAACTCCCGCTTGCCCGCTGCTGA
- a CDS encoding glycine betaine/L-proline ABC transporter ATP-binding protein encodes MAKISVKNLFKVFGPNPEHALQLASKGRSREDILRQTRSTVALRDVSLNIAESELLVVMGLSGSGKSTLLRCLNGLIMPTAGSVLVDDQDIMQMKPRELRRVRQRCFGMVFQNFALFPHRTVLQNAAFGLEAMGMGEALRLKKSGEILERVGLSQWANAYPRQLSGGMKQRVGLARALAMEPEVLLMDEAFSALDPLIRQEMQEELLTLQQDIRKTIIFITHDLNEAFRLGDRIVLLQDGAVVQTGTPEQILQSPANSHVARFVASADVTHVLTAGGIMKRSEDWAVLGLDGPHSVLRKMAAHSISSLFVIDAQRRFAGILYAADAERMVAQGKTDIAAITQRDITTVSPSTPIAEVMPIMAELPYPLAVVDERQRLQGVIVRGLLLAAMVEGMESGGQNAA; translated from the coding sequence ATGGCGAAGATTTCCGTCAAGAATCTGTTCAAGGTCTTTGGGCCAAACCCGGAGCATGCCCTTCAACTGGCATCCAAGGGGCGTTCCCGCGAAGATATTTTGCGGCAGACACGCTCCACCGTGGCATTGCGTGATGTCTCCCTCAATATTGCAGAGAGCGAGCTGCTCGTGGTCATGGGACTTTCCGGCAGCGGCAAGTCCACACTGCTGCGCTGCCTCAACGGTCTTATCATGCCCACGGCTGGTTCCGTGCTGGTGGATGATCAGGACATCATGCAGATGAAGCCGCGCGAGCTGCGTCGTGTGCGGCAGCGCTGTTTTGGCATGGTTTTTCAGAATTTTGCCCTTTTCCCACACCGCACAGTGCTGCAAAACGCGGCGTTTGGCCTTGAGGCCATGGGCATGGGCGAGGCCCTGCGGCTGAAAAAAAGCGGTGAAATACTCGAACGCGTTGGCCTCTCCCAATGGGCCAATGCCTATCCCCGGCAGCTTTCCGGCGGCATGAAGCAGCGTGTGGGCCTTGCCCGCGCCCTGGCAATGGAGCCGGAAGTGCTGCTGATGGACGAGGCCTTCAGCGCGCTTGATCCGCTTATCCGGCAGGAAATGCAGGAAGAACTCCTGACGCTCCAGCAGGATATCCGCAAGACAATCATCTTTATTACCCATGATCTGAACGAGGCCTTCCGGCTTGGCGACCGCATTGTGCTGCTGCAGGACGGCGCGGTGGTGCAGACCGGCACGCCGGAGCAGATACTGCAATCGCCAGCCAACAGTCACGTGGCCCGCTTTGTGGCCTCTGCCGACGTGACCCATGTGCTCACGGCTGGCGGCATCATGAAACGGTCAGAAGACTGGGCCGTGCTGGGCCTTGACGGGCCGCATTCCGTTTTGCGCAAGATGGCCGCGCATTCCATAAGTTCACTGTTTGTCATTGATGCGCAGCGGCGCTTTGCGGGCATTCTGTATGCCGCCGACGCCGAACGCATGGTGGCCCAAGGCAAGACGGACATTGCCGCCATCACCCAGCGCGACATAACAACAGTTTCGCCCTCGACCCCCATTGCAGAAGTGATGCCCATCATGGCTGAGCTTCCTTATCCGCTGGCCGTTGTTGACGAGCGACAGCGGCTTCAGGGCGTCATCGTGCGCGGCCTGCTGCTGGCGGCAATGGTGGAGGGCATGGAATCGGGAGGTCAAAATGCTGCCTAG
- a CDS encoding MFS transporter: MNQPPESLPAASGKKILLSMGTTYAMGTFNDNFFKQAALLLAASAGLESIQGIASAMFALPFVVFSAWAGWLADRMPKNRMVIWSKFMELAAMLYGVWALVNMSWTGMVAVVSLMGLQSTIFSPALNGAIPENFPPLEVPRVNALLKLATTATILLGIAAGGMVLDLPEFSAFAAFIPQGGYGFGRLAVGAVAVFIAVIGLASAFGIGKSVVSAGANAPFPLLGPMHSVLHALECRRRDPHLFLTLAGEAFFYCLSSFALLCINNLGIIQLGFSLTVTSLLSVAMMIGICIGSVLAGRYEATSWRRIMVPAGAGLGLGLVLSGLAPLLPEALQFPWLFLLLTFSGVCGGLYLIPLVSFIQVKPASTEKGKTLGISNFSCFSGILLSGLLFAWLGKVPPAWLLAGSGLVTLVFIGWAAVCITRMFSCGKRFSLMGLCLRLLLGLRYRVTATGLEAISGPGPILFMPNHPALIDPIIVYSLLADHAPRPLADERQMEGPFGRLAAKALRAVLIPDAMKDGAKARQGVEAGMQAVLNALQAGDNVLLYPAGRIYRSARESLGGNSGAALVLQKMPGLRVVLVRTTGLWGSAFGYGATGKAPHFGKVLLRGALAVVANLVFFTPRRPVAVEFVEAADLPRTGDKRVLNLWLEQFYNQAERPAQGIPRFLWQGSEARILDAVPQNHVPEETDIPAGVRAAVYAALREAAGLPEDQPLSDDMTLGGDLGLDSLALMDLALSLEGAHGTNIANLELLVTVRDCLLAASGQLGEANADAPAPAGWFAPAADNKFAIPEHAATIADAFLTQVRSDPVQPLLADRASLRSRRDILMGALILAPRLRTLPGERLGIMLPATPAVVTVWLAALLAGKTPVLFNWTVGEANLRHCISITGVSYILSATALQERLERQGLGLASLPVQWVLLDKLAASLTIREKICGVLKARLLRNLKKYAVPETAAVLFTSGSESLPKAVPLSHANLLANARDIVEVLHLEPDDSVLAMLPPFHSFGLMVNIVLPLSLGIRAAFHPNPTEPGPLAALVRDYRLSLMAAPPTFLGAVLDRAAGTENLASLRCAFVGAEKCQDHVYRAFAAQCPQAALCEGYGVTECSPVVSVNRPGDIVCGTIGHAMPSVTLALVREEDGNICGRVEAGQTGMLLVRGPSIFGGYLSDAPSPFVEFEGHTWYRTGDLVRMDETGRLTFQGRLKRFVKIGGEMISLPQIESVLLEIFGKRGDAPEQGPALAVEAAEEESGSAIMLFTPLVLSLPEVNAALRGAGLSSLYAIKRIVKVEAIPLLGSGKTDYRALKGSVAAG, translated from the coding sequence ATGAACCAGCCGCCCGAATCACTCCCGGCAGCCAGTGGGAAAAAAATACTGCTGAGCATGGGCACCACCTACGCCATGGGCACATTCAACGACAATTTTTTCAAACAGGCCGCGCTGCTGCTTGCCGCCAGTGCGGGGCTTGAGTCCATTCAGGGCATTGCCTCCGCCATGTTCGCCCTGCCATTTGTGGTTTTTTCTGCCTGGGCGGGCTGGCTGGCCGACCGCATGCCCAAAAATAGAATGGTCATCTGGTCCAAATTCATGGAACTGGCTGCCATGCTCTATGGTGTGTGGGCGCTCGTGAACATGAGCTGGACGGGCATGGTGGCGGTGGTCTCTTTGATGGGCCTGCAATCCACAATCTTCAGCCCGGCCCTTAACGGAGCCATACCGGAAAACTTCCCTCCGCTGGAAGTGCCACGGGTTAATGCACTGCTCAAGCTGGCAACCACGGCAACTATTCTGCTGGGTATCGCCGCTGGGGGCATGGTGCTGGATCTGCCGGAATTTTCAGCCTTTGCCGCATTCATCCCACAGGGAGGGTACGGTTTTGGCCGATTGGCAGTGGGTGCGGTGGCTGTATTTATCGCTGTTATCGGGCTGGCGTCCGCCTTCGGTATTGGCAAGAGCGTTGTTTCTGCGGGGGCAAACGCTCCTTTTCCCCTGTTGGGGCCAATGCATTCCGTACTCCATGCGCTGGAGTGCCGCAGACGCGACCCGCATCTTTTTCTGACGCTAGCGGGAGAGGCATTTTTTTATTGCCTGTCGTCCTTTGCCCTGTTGTGCATCAACAATCTCGGCATCATCCAGCTGGGCTTTTCGCTTACTGTTACGAGCCTGCTTTCCGTAGCCATGATGATTGGCATATGCATAGGCTCTGTTCTGGCCGGGCGGTACGAGGCCACAAGCTGGCGGCGTATTATGGTTCCGGCTGGCGCAGGGCTTGGCCTTGGCCTCGTGCTTTCCGGCCTTGCCCCGTTGCTGCCGGAGGCGTTGCAATTCCCCTGGCTTTTTCTGCTGCTGACGTTTTCCGGCGTTTGCGGCGGCCTGTACCTCATACCGCTTGTGAGCTTTATTCAGGTAAAGCCAGCGTCCACGGAAAAAGGCAAAACCCTGGGGATTTCCAACTTTTCGTGCTTCAGCGGCATCCTTCTTTCCGGGCTGCTGTTCGCATGGCTGGGCAAGGTGCCGCCGGCCTGGCTTCTGGCTGGCAGTGGCCTTGTAACGCTGGTTTTCATCGGCTGGGCCGCCGTGTGCATTACTCGCATGTTTTCTTGCGGCAAGCGCTTCAGCCTCATGGGCCTGTGCCTGCGCCTGCTGCTGGGCCTGCGCTACCGCGTGACCGCGACCGGGCTTGAAGCCATATCCGGCCCCGGCCCTATCCTGTTCATGCCCAACCATCCCGCGCTGATTGACCCTATTATTGTATATTCACTGCTGGCAGATCATGCGCCGCGCCCCCTGGCAGACGAGCGCCAGATGGAAGGCCCGTTTGGGCGGCTGGCAGCAAAGGCCCTGCGCGCAGTGCTTATTCCTGACGCCATGAAGGATGGGGCCAAGGCCCGGCAGGGCGTTGAAGCTGGCATGCAGGCCGTGCTGAATGCCTTGCAGGCCGGGGACAACGTATTGCTGTATCCCGCAGGGAGGATTTATCGCTCAGCCAGGGAGAGCCTTGGCGGCAACTCCGGGGCAGCGCTTGTTCTGCAAAAAATGCCCGGCCTGCGGGTGGTGCTGGTGCGCACAACGGGATTGTGGGGCAGTGCTTTCGGCTATGGGGCCACAGGCAAGGCGCCGCATTTTGGCAAGGTGCTGCTGCGTGGCGCGCTGGCGGTAGTTGCCAATCTGGTGTTCTTCACACCGCGCCGCCCCGTGGCGGTGGAGTTTGTGGAAGCCGCTGATCTGCCCCGCACGGGCGACAAGCGTGTGCTCAACCTCTGGCTGGAGCAGTTTTATAATCAGGCGGAGCGCCCGGCGCAGGGGATTCCCCGCTTTTTATGGCAGGGCAGCGAGGCGCGGATTCTGGATGCCGTGCCGCAAAACCATGTGCCGGAGGAGACGGATATTCCAGCGGGAGTGCGCGCCGCCGTGTATGCGGCCCTGCGTGAGGCGGCTGGCCTGCCGGAAGATCAGCCGCTCTCGGACGATATGACCTTGGGCGGCGATCTGGGGTTGGACAGCCTGGCACTCATGGATCTGGCCCTCAGTCTGGAAGGGGCGCACGGCACCAATATCGCAAATCTGGAACTTCTGGTTACTGTGCGTGATTGCCTGCTGGCGGCGAGTGGGCAGCTTGGCGAGGCCAATGCGGACGCTCCCGCCCCTGCTGGCTGGTTTGCGCCTGCCGCCGACAATAAATTTGCCATACCCGAACACGCCGCAACCATTGCAGATGCCTTTCTGACCCAGGTGCGTTCCGACCCTGTCCAGCCATTGCTGGCTGACCGCGCAAGCCTGCGCAGCCGGAGGGACATCCTCATGGGCGCATTGATTCTGGCTCCCCGTTTACGGACGCTGCCCGGCGAGCGCCTTGGCATCATGCTGCCCGCCACGCCCGCAGTGGTTACGGTGTGGCTTGCCGCACTGCTGGCAGGCAAGACGCCTGTGCTGTTCAACTGGACAGTGGGCGAAGCCAATCTCCGCCACTGCATCAGTATAACCGGGGTCAGCTATATTCTCAGCGCAACGGCCCTGCAGGAGCGGCTGGAGCGTCAGGGGTTGGGCCTTGCATCCCTGCCTGTGCAGTGGGTGCTGTTGGACAAACTGGCCGCGTCGCTGACTATCAGGGAAAAAATTTGCGGCGTACTCAAAGCCCGTTTGCTGCGTAATTTGAAAAAATACGCGGTGCCGGAAACTGCGGCGGTGCTTTTTACATCCGGCTCGGAATCCTTGCCCAAGGCCGTGCCCTTGAGTCACGCCAATCTGCTCGCCAATGCCCGCGATATTGTGGAGGTACTGCACCTTGAGCCGGACGATAGCGTCCTTGCCATGCTGCCGCCGTTCCATTCCTTCGGCCTCATGGTGAATATTGTGTTGCCCCTGTCGCTGGGCATCCGGGCCGCCTTCCACCCCAACCCCACAGAACCCGGCCCGCTGGCGGCTTTGGTGCGCGATTACAGACTCTCGCTTATGGCCGCGCCACCAACCTTTCTTGGGGCAGTGCTTGATCGGGCAGCAGGGACAGAAAATCTGGCAAGCCTGCGCTGTGCCTTCGTGGGGGCGGAGAAATGCCAGGATCACGTCTACCGCGCTTTTGCCGCGCAATGCCCGCAAGCGGCGCTTTGTGAGGGCTATGGCGTTACGGAATGCTCCCCGGTGGTTTCCGTCAACAGGCCGGGCGACATTGTGTGCGGAACCATAGGCCACGCAATGCCCTCGGTAACGCTGGCCCTGGTGCGCGAAGAAGACGGCAATATTTGCGGGCGCGTGGAGGCGGGGCAAACCGGCATGCTTCTGGTGCGCGGCCCCAGCATTTTTGGCGGCTACCTGAGTGATGCACCCTCGCCCTTTGTGGAGTTTGAAGGCCATACCTGGTACCGCACCGGCGACCTTGTGCGAATGGATGAAACTGGCCGCCTGACATTTCAGGGGCGGCTCAAGCGCTTTGTGAAGATTGGCGGAGAAATGATTTCTCTGCCGCAGATCGAATCAGTGTTGCTTGAAATATTCGGCAAGCGGGGCGATGCGCCGGAGCAAGGCCCAGCGCTGGCAGTGGAAGCCGCAGAGGAAGAAAGCGGTTCGGCAATTATGCTCTTCACCCCGCTGGTGCTCTCCTTGCCGGAAGTAAACGCAGCCCTGCGCGGGGCGGGGCTTTCATCCCTGTACGCCATAAAGCGCATTGTGAAGGTGGAGGCGATCCCCCTGCTGGGCAGCGGCAAAACGGACTACAGGGCATTGAAAGGGAGTGTTGCAGCGGGTTAG